Part of the Ptiloglossa arizonensis isolate GNS036 chromosome 7, iyPtiAriz1_principal, whole genome shotgun sequence genome, CAGCGCGCTGCGAGCTTAAGACGCGAATACGCGATTCCGCGGACGGAGCCATGATACCGTACTGTATTATGAGGAGGAAACGGAGGAGGATGGAATTGAACTTGATCAAAGTATCGTCAGAGTGTACGTTACCGTTTCGCCGTCTTCGAGAATGATTTCTGCTTTTCTGCAATTCCGGGGCTCTGCTTCTCCAGTGAGCTACTCGGTTACCACTGTTCGGCGACTGTTGCGTCCGTTCGGCTGCTTCTGGTACCTTGTTGTTGCTACTCAGCTCGTTCGTTCTGACGGTTACTGGATCCGTTCGGTGGTTCTTTGTTTGACGACGTCGAGTAGCAGGAGGGCGATTCTCGAACGTTGATTCCGTGGAGTGTTTGGATACAGGATGGAATGTTGTTTCCAAAGCTGCTGTATCCGGCTCGAAGGACTAAAAAATGTTGCGCGTTGGGCGACGGGAAGTGTTGATTTGGAACGTCTCGTCGTCCGCGTTTCTCGACAACATTTTATGGGTATCGAAATCGTTGGAATTAAAAGATGAGTCTTGTCGATTGCTGCTCACAATGGTGTATTTATCGTGTAGTGTTAGCGAAAGTCGGCAAATCGACTGTTTTTTGAAGACTGGCCATCGAACTCGTCATTTGTAATACCGGCGTCTTCGATATAAACGCGTTGGTCCGTGGATAAATGTGTCGCTCTATTCCATCCCAGTAGATTAGCAGTGGAGAGACCTGGTCTAATCAGCATCTCAGGTTGTTGACAATCTGGGGCGAATGCATCGGGTCGGAGATCTGCTGGAAGGTCCCAATCTCTGCTGTGATCAGCGCCTGTTGTATAGCGGAGATGAGCTACTACAGCGTGTGCTAAAACACGAGATGATGGGAGTGCCATGTATTGTCAATGAgtgttgtgaacaatttttccaaagtcaCCTGTCTGGTTAGGCCATACAGGTATCTCAAGACGGTGGTATTTCGAGTCAAGTTGGAAATCTCCGATGCATCTAAGATAGGAGTCAATGGCTGACGCAGTTggataatttttattcttcaagTACGTGAACAGAGCATGGTCTTCGTGATCTGACTCACCCCTGTGGTGTTTAATCTGCGCATACCTAGCGTATAGGTGCATACACATAACATAATCGATAACATGATCGAGAGACTACTGTTGCAAATCTTTTGTCTGTTGCAGCTCTCAAATCATACTCCTTATCCACAAGAGTGATGAAGGACTCATTAGTTATGGTAAAGTTGCGACGTGCACGTAACTCACTATAACCTGCGAAATCGCAGTCAAATTCGATGTTCATCGGGTCATTGGATAGTGGTGTTGGAACGGTGTAAAGTCTGATGTTATCAGCGGCTCGCCTACCCGATTCTGGCCTAGGCAGAGGCGAAGCAACAGCGGCTTTCAAGCCTGTCTGCTTAGTCTTTTTTGGAAAAGGTTTTCGCGGTTTAGGTTGTTGTTCAACCGGTGTATCTATCGCTTCAGTCTCCTTCAGAGCTACTTTTGCTGACTTCATCTTCGTTGTGTACTACACGTAATTCACCAGAatacatatatttctatatataatttaCCAAGTCTGACATTATTAGCGGCTTGCCTAGCCAGTTCTGGCCTAGGCAGAGGCGAAGCAACAGCAGCTTTCAAGCCCGTCTGTTTAGTCTTTTTTGGAAAAGGTTTTCACGGTTTAGGTTATTGTTCAACTGGTGTATCTATCGCTTCATTCTCCTTCAGAGCTACTTTTGCTGACTTCATCTTTGTTGTATACTACACGCAATTCATCAGCatacatatatttctatatataatttaCCAAGTCTGACGTTATCAGCGGCTCGCCTACCCGGTTCTGGCCTGGATGGAATAGAGCGACACATTTATCCATGGACCAATGCGTCTATATCGAAGACGCGGGCATTACAAATGACGAGTTCGGTGGCCAGTCTTCAAAAAACAGTCAACCTGCCAACTAATCAGTAAAAAGTtgtcgagaagcgcggacgACGAAACGCTCCAAATCAACACTTCCCGTCGCCCAACGCGCAACATTGTATATTGCCATACCATTAAGAAAATTACTACAATGAAATGCAATCATTCAGTTGCTAAAActacaaaaatttctataagtatataaTCAATCAAAGTTATCTGTATTCATGAGCTGCATAACATTCGCCCGTAtgcaaatattcaaaatttcattcaatataAGATTTAGGataatttgttcgatctaatctcTTAGCAATGCTTGTGATACgttttgtataataaaaatatggaTTTAGTTATAGAAAGAAATCAAATGCATCTGAGTTATATTTGTGAACTATTTTCTAGTAAAAATGGGttaatacattatatgtgaacatgcatttatttatttttgtaagtaATATACTGTAACGTAACGTAGAAATTTCACAATATCTTAAAatgaatttagaatatttgcaAACTATCGGAAATTGGTTAATGAGTCCTTGAAATTAAAACAGATGATCAAATGTTTATTTGATATTTCTGTAAATGCAATATAAAAAGTAGAATTACTTCGTTCGCACACTAGTGTAGCTAGgatagaaaatatattattgataAACCTTTGTGACCAAACAGCTTGATATTAATACTATtttagtaaataataaataatttatttaaaatatttaaataaaatgcaaACAAACGATTACAAAGAGTAAAGTAACATATACACAAGTATTTTAGAGGGTAAAGAATTAACACCAAGCATTGTGCAATATTTAACACTGATTGTAATAAACTTTAGCATATAACAATttagtaaaaaatgtaatttcgatTTTAGCAGAGTTAATGAATTACCAATTTCTTAAGTattgaataataatgaaacatgTATAATAATGTAATTTGTACTAAAAGTTTATATGAATACAgaaaaactaagaaattgttaaaaattaacatttttttatagatATAGAGTGCAATAATTGTGTTTATTTTATAAtcgaaaatgataaatatttcatcGCATAATTTATATTACTTGTACAAGTGTTATTTAtgtgtaatttatatattatttatacatagCAAAATTCTATTGTGATTATGAGATATATTGagtacaaataatttattttaatactgtgaatattaaaataaattcatgTTATAATTATTAAACTTGAATGCCGTAATAAATGCgtatgtataatttaaatacattatttttagTTCTGTTGTTAATGTTTGATTAAAGGAATTTTTGACCAAAGAAAATTGTATACTTTTCTTTGGTAAGATAAAGCTAGAGAAactattaatttataattatgaatatttgtaactaacgtgattatttttattttttaattaattaaaatttatcatttttatccagTTTCACGCCGTCCTGATACTGATTAGTTATAGGATTTAATCAGACAAACAGCATTACTTTATGTTTATcgtttaatttatacatttgtcaatttatttaaaaaatataagagTTTATGTGTATTCAAATACAGCAATATTGAGTGATAATAAAAATCGAATATTGTTACATATTTGCAAAAGCGATTTTAAACTATACTTGATTAATCATCCTTTTCATACAAGAGAAAATTATAAAGTACTTTATAGTGTATGATATAGCATGCAATTATACAAACATTTAACTTATTATGAAATATACATATTACAATGATGTACACAAATGTGAAAGaaacattataatttttaaatttactttaaaatttggatcattcttttttattatattttttctttttatttggtACACATATTCTAGTATAAGCAAGTAAAAAAGTATTCAGACATTTAGAATCTTATGTAGACAACATTAAATTAACATATAGACAATAAATATATGCCCATTATGAAATAGTTCCATTTCAAAATATTATGAATCTACtatttgaaacaaataaaaCAATGTTAACATACTTCcttttagaaatttaataagTAACAAACTTTAACagagaaaaaatgtttattctgtACAATATTCATAGAGTTATTATATAAGATTATTCAAAATGTTAGCTTTGTTTAAAGCAATAAactatatattaatttaaaaagtcaATTGTAGTTAAATCATTGACTACAAGTTTTTAATAAAGGGTTCCTTTTATTGTTCCTTTAAAgtaaattcaataaaatttatttttacatataaaaataaCAGGGACACTAAAATCTCttctatttataataaaaataaattgtgaaagACAAATTTTTAAGACTTTTTGACGAAGAAGAAATGCAACTAGCAGACTCttattcattttaaatataagATTTTCTTTTGATTCTAATTATGTTAAAAGTATTAGTAAAAGTATGATAATAAAATTGTGAATAATGTTACAATAATTGCGCTTAAGTTAATGATAATATAAGTCATTAGTATTTAATGATAATTTAAAATCCagaaatatgttaaaagttTCGTACagaatataattttgtttaatataaaAGAATGTAATAAGATAAAAATACATGAATtgcagaaaaaatattttatttacgtatcctttcttatttcaatttttatcatcgTATAAATTTATGAATATCTTTTCtactattattaaataataattaataaatcattttaccgtatttgaaatttaaattttggaaCATGATcgattcgatattaatttaaaaaagaaacgctaGATGAGGCAAGTGTTGCGCATACACCAAATTATTTCATTGCGTGTTCGATGAAGACGGTAGAAATTAATGCTGCTTGATAATTACACTGTTCGTAACAGTGATATGTACTCTTGATAGTGAACTTTGATACAAGcgtttttcggataggtcattTTCTTtagtttctataaaaaaaaagtattgataaataaaaatggcTCCGCAAACAGAAGCAGTACCGAAGGAACTTTCAGAACTACCAAAAGAGAAACCAAGTAGAGGTGTTAATGCTGTTTTATTGGGGCCACCAGGTAGTGGTAAGGGTACACAGGTAAAGTGCTTGTATTCTAAACAAATCTAAAAACATACTTTTTCAGTCATTAAAATTATGCTAAaagttgtacaatatttttcaacttttttgcaattattttataaattttttaaacatttatgtatattttaggCTCCACTATTCAAGCAACGATATTGTGTGTGTCATCTTTCTACAGGTGATATGCTCAGAGCAGAAATTAACTCTGGATCTGCTATTGGAACAGAAATTAAAAAAGTAATGGATGAAGGTAAATTGGTCAGTGATGATCTTGTTGTTAGCATGATTGATCATAATTTGGACAAGCCTGAATGTAAACGGGGTTTCTTATTGGATGGTTTTCCAAGAAGTGTCCCTCAAGCTGAAAAAGTAAGTTAATAATCAAACTTCATTATTCAAGTATCAGTTGGTTTCTTTTATCTAATAATCTTCTAAATGTGATTCTTGGTAATATTTAAATGAtcctatattattattattaataattattataacatttttgttttatttgtgACAACTACTTGACCTTGAAATGACATTgagtaaaaaaaaatggaacaacCTTAAAAACATTGTACTTGAATTAGTTAAGTCAATATAAGAAAATAGTATAAAGTATGTTTTTAATGGTCTTTGTTTTCTAGCTTGATGACAtgctaaagaaaagaaaaactaaatTGGATGCTGTAATAGAATTTGGAATTGATGATAATTTGCTGATAAAGAGAATCACAGGACGTCTAATACATCCTGCAAGTGGTAGATCATACCATGAAGAATTTGCTCCACCTAAGGTTCCTATGACAGATGATGTAAGTAATAAGAAATATAACTTCTAAAATATTATTGTTAAATAGAATGTATTAGAAGAGTATATTGATAAATCTATCATTTTCTGTCAATAGGTTACTGGAGAACCATTGATCAAAAGATCGGATGACAATGCAGAAGCATTGAAAAAACGTTTAACAACATATCATACACAAACTCAACCATTAGTTGATTATTATGCTTTACAAGGAATTCATTACTATGTAAATGCAGCTCAATCAAGTAAAAACGTCTTTAAAGACATTGATCGTATTTTTCTAAGAACGACTAAGTCAGATgaaaagaaaagtttctttaGTCGGTTCTTTTAAAATATCAGATGAAAATATTCCAGATCATTCTTCTCTTGTAAGTGAAAGGGTAACCTGTAGTTAATGGGAAATGTTATACCTTAGTATTATGGTACTTTTTAGAAAGATATAGTATTGAAAGTATACAACTTTCAATTTAAAAGCAATTTACGTTTAGGAACACATAGTTGATACAGTATGTATTTTTTTGATCGAGTAATGTACAAAACATTTAACAAAGAATGTAAAAACAAGAAGATAATGCAAATATTATTGCATTAATTTAGTTGCAATGTACACTCCAAGTTCATAAAGAAAAGTATTATAAGTTAGTAAGACAAATGCACAGATTTTATTATTAGATTGAGGTGACATAAATTAGTCACTTAATTACGTGAGAGGAGCAATGTATTTGTATATAATGCACATCAGAGAACATTTGTTTGTTTGATTACtattataacaaatattttttacagatttctactttgtttatttttgacACGTATATTTCTGAAGATTTATGTAACATTCTTTGCACGTTTTATTAAGGATTATAACTAGCAACTTTTAATAACAGAAAAATGTTTTCAGACATTGTTACTAAAACTGAAGTATTTATGAACAAAGAATTATAAACGTAAATAACTACATTTAAAAGCAAATTCATTTTAGCATtgttttttatgtaaaattttgatagaagtataaaatttgtttactaaATCCAAATGATTTAACATAATGAATTGTGGATTTAAACATAATAAAAtgacatttttaaatacaaaattaaaatgaGACAATTATAGTAGAATGTCtcatttatacgttttacgcgcaCATATTTTAACTTTAACATTCTTTAAttcaatgaattttatttttatagaaaagtgtgaatataaactaataaatattttaaggtATTGTACTATTAATGTACCGAATATATTACTATGGACTCTCAAAACAAGAACTTTTACAAATGGCTATAAAAGAAACACAATGTAGATTAAAATCTATTTTCCATAAATCAAATTAACTTAAATATATTCTGGTACAGTATTTCTGCCCATACATCTTGTATCACTATctgattgtaaatattttacaaagagaAATGAATGTACATctggataaaataaaatttctaattatacTATAACAAATGTTGTCTTTTCTTAATTCTGTCTTTTTGTTTCTATTACCTTTTCAATTCAACTTTACATCGCAAAGCAGTGTAATCTTAAACTATAAAATATACTAATAACTAATTCCTGTATAGTGTATCTTTTGTCTAGACTAAATTCTATATAGAATAATGCATATTCTGTGTaaactaatatatatataaatatattatatatacatacgatatgtactaataatttaaaatataaggAAATACATTTTCTTGCTAATTCTAATAGATTTCGAGAATAGGATCTGTAATATTTTgtacgagacaccctgtatatatgtACACCTATATTCATTATTTGCAAAACTgcataaatatttcaatttacgaAAATACTAGACGATGCATAGCATAAGAATGGGCCATAGTTTAGTTTAAAGTACA contains:
- the Ak2 gene encoding adenylate kinase 2, which translates into the protein MAPQTEAVPKELSELPKEKPSRGVNAVLLGPPGSGKGTQAPLFKQRYCVCHLSTGDMLRAEINSGSAIGTEIKKVMDEGKLVSDDLVVSMIDHNLDKPECKRGFLLDGFPRSVPQAEKLDDMLKKRKTKLDAVIEFGIDDNLLIKRITGRLIHPASGRSYHEEFAPPKVPMTDDVTGEPLIKRSDDNAEALKKRLTTYHTQTQPLVDYYALQGIHYYVNAAQSSKNVFKDIDRIFLRTTKSDEKKSFFSRFF